The following proteins come from a genomic window of Maribacter sp. HTCC2170:
- a CDS encoding DUF3817 domain-containing protein has product MLKTFRFTAILEGISYLALFAISMPLKYLAGLGEPNKYIGYAHGFLFVLYLVLAIVLTIERKWGIKRFIILFVASLLPFGTFYIDKKYLKK; this is encoded by the coding sequence ATGCTCAAAACATTCAGATTTACGGCAATTCTTGAAGGTATTTCATACTTGGCGCTTTTTGCTATAAGTATGCCTTTAAAATATTTGGCTGGCCTTGGCGAACCCAACAAATATATTGGTTATGCCCATGGTTTTTTATTCGTTCTATACCTGGTATTGGCCATTGTATTGACTATTGAACGCAAATGGGGTATTAAAAGATTTATTATTCTATTTGTTGCTTCCCTCCTACCTTTTGGCACTTTTTATATTGATAAGAAGTATTTGAAAAAATAG
- a CDS encoding agmatine deiminase family protein, which translates to MNEEIIKPTYTKKPDFPEQAIHKTIVKHKTNMKPYSLFILLFFLISCNQEKKVKTHDASNFYSSNTNRVAAEWEPAKGVMFACPPIIPKELIIELAKDTHIYPIVDGEKEKAIAMEWFSKWEIDSTRITFIDLKMDSDIPYVRDWGPAAVFLKDGGYKLVDADFVNSDPFTDRACNDSLELHISKKTGMNYHSKNADSSIVPLANQLGSEVFKVPFTSTGGNVLTDGIGTAFSTCILLTENRFNGVSDEQFYSLNDSLLGYNNYHVTSNFESDGIQHIDCFLKIIDEQTLLVAQPPLDHELHDVYENIVDNELSKLKNPYGHAYTIKRIRLGRVIEEYLTAYTNSLILNKNVYVPLYGVGSDSLAIETWKSVMPGYTIKGLRFAIDEQPYLASSLFESFKEDGVNTGWGPDDALHCRTRAVWDSEAVFISVNQVVTELALTDEAIVYATIRDYSDQGIEDQGIKIHWRIKGNQLWNTDTMFSNNSKHHWYSMIPAQEKNTAIEYYVEITSKDGKSITRPMTAPKGSYEFKYVSQ; encoded by the coding sequence ATGAACGAAGAAATAATCAAACCAACATACACGAAGAAACCTGATTTTCCGGAACAAGCCATACACAAGACCATTGTGAAACATAAGACCAACATGAAACCATACTCTTTATTCATATTGTTGTTTTTCCTGATTTCATGTAATCAGGAGAAGAAAGTCAAAACGCATGATGCTTCAAATTTCTATAGCTCGAATACAAATCGTGTGGCAGCAGAATGGGAACCTGCCAAAGGCGTTATGTTTGCCTGCCCTCCTATTATCCCAAAAGAACTCATTATCGAACTTGCCAAGGATACTCATATCTATCCCATTGTAGATGGAGAAAAAGAGAAGGCCATAGCCATGGAATGGTTTTCGAAATGGGAGATCGACAGTACGAGAATAACCTTCATAGACCTCAAAATGGACTCTGATATTCCTTATGTTCGTGATTGGGGTCCGGCAGCAGTATTTTTGAAGGATGGAGGATATAAGCTCGTGGATGCAGATTTTGTCAACTCTGACCCATTTACGGATAGAGCTTGTAACGATTCGCTGGAGCTACACATATCAAAAAAAACCGGGATGAACTATCACAGTAAGAATGCAGATAGCTCAATTGTGCCATTGGCTAATCAGCTTGGATCTGAGGTGTTTAAAGTACCCTTTACAAGTACTGGGGGCAATGTTCTGACCGATGGTATAGGCACTGCTTTCTCCACTTGTATATTGCTTACTGAGAATAGATTCAATGGCGTATCTGACGAGCAATTCTACTCTTTGAACGACTCACTATTAGGTTATAACAACTATCATGTGACCTCTAATTTCGAGAGTGATGGAATACAACATATTGATTGTTTCTTGAAGATTATTGATGAACAAACGCTGCTCGTTGCACAACCTCCATTAGACCATGAACTCCATGATGTCTACGAGAATATCGTGGACAACGAATTGTCAAAATTGAAGAACCCCTATGGGCATGCATATACCATCAAGAGAATCAGACTTGGAAGAGTAATAGAAGAATACCTTACTGCGTACACAAACTCTCTAATATTAAATAAAAATGTATATGTGCCCCTGTATGGAGTAGGCTCTGACTCTTTGGCCATTGAAACTTGGAAATCCGTAATGCCTGGTTATACCATAAAAGGCCTTCGTTTTGCTATTGATGAACAGCCTTACTTGGCGAGCAGTCTTTTTGAATCGTTTAAAGAAGATGGAGTGAATACAGGCTGGGGGCCAGATGATGCTTTGCATTGCAGAACCCGTGCTGTTTGGGATAGTGAGGCGGTCTTCATCTCTGTGAACCAAGTCGTTACAGAACTTGCTTTAACAGACGAAGCCATTGTTTATGCCACAATAAGAGACTATAGTGACCAGGGTATAGAAGATCAAGGGATAAAAATCCACTGGCGAATCAAAGGAAATCAATTATGGAATACAGACACTATGTTCAGTAATAACTCAAAACACCATTGGTATTCTATGATTCCAGCGCAAGAAAAAAACACCGCAATTGAGTATTATGTGGAGATAACTTCAAAAGATGGAAAGTCAATTACCAGGCCGATGACCGCCCCAAAAGGATCTTACGAATTCAAATACGTTTCACAGTAA
- a CDS encoding GNAT family N-acetyltransferase → MKIKTLKGIETKEILNTFNESFSDYFIPFRLTEEQLDSKMLADKVKLNLSVGVFENGNLIAFILHGFDEINSEKIVYSGGTGVIPRKRGLGLTKQMYGFILPILKEKGIDKLFLEVISENIQAIKSYKKSEYKIERELLCYKGQISISNTNNNIKIKRLHNYNWDLMESFWDITPTWQNSKNVINGLRDSIVSIGAFIQNQLTGYIVFNPNNKRILQIAVDKKFRKTGIASTLVSQLVKKYGDTLSIINVDKSSKPINTFLEEIGFEKNLEQLEMKLQLNYSS, encoded by the coding sequence ATGAAAATTAAGACCTTAAAAGGAATAGAAACAAAAGAAATTCTTAATACTTTCAATGAATCCTTTTCAGACTATTTTATTCCGTTTAGGTTAACAGAAGAACAACTGGATTCGAAAATGTTAGCCGATAAAGTAAAACTGAATCTATCAGTTGGAGTTTTCGAGAACGGAAATCTAATCGCTTTTATTCTGCATGGATTCGATGAAATCAATAGTGAAAAAATAGTATACAGCGGGGGAACGGGAGTTATTCCAAGAAAAAGAGGTTTAGGATTAACGAAACAGATGTATGGTTTCATTTTGCCTATTTTAAAAGAAAAAGGAATTGACAAATTATTCCTCGAAGTCATTTCTGAAAATATTCAAGCGATTAAATCGTATAAAAAATCTGAATATAAAATTGAAAGAGAATTATTGTGCTATAAAGGACAAATATCTATATCAAATACCAACAACAATATAAAAATTAAGAGATTACATAACTACAACTGGGATTTAATGGAATCGTTCTGGGATATCACCCCAACTTGGCAAAACTCTAAAAATGTTATAAATGGATTAAGGGATAGCATTGTATCAATAGGAGCATTTATTCAAAATCAGTTAACCGGTTATATTGTTTTCAACCCAAATAACAAAAGAATACTGCAAATAGCTGTCGATAAAAAATTTAGAAAAACCGGTATCGCCTCGACTTTAGTATCACAATTAGTAAAGAAATATGGCGATACACTCTCAATTATCAATGTAGATAAAAGCTCAAAACCTATAAATACTTTTTTAGAAGAAATAGGATTTGAAAAAAATCTGGAACAGTTGGAAATGAAACTGCAGCTGAATTATAGCTCGTGA
- a CDS encoding RidA family protein — MNKIENRLSELGIQLPEVPKPVANYIPAKRTGNLIYVAGQIPVENGIIKKGRLGKDLSLEESKYATKLCAIGCLAAIKTICPLDSVTSIVAMHGLVNSTSENTEQADAMNGASDFVVEVFGEIGKHTRTAVGVSVPHNIAASVYMVAEVEE, encoded by the coding sequence ATGAACAAAATTGAAAACAGATTATCAGAGTTGGGGATTCAACTTCCAGAAGTGCCAAAACCTGTCGCGAATTATATACCTGCAAAACGAACGGGAAACCTAATTTATGTAGCAGGACAAATTCCTGTTGAAAATGGAATCATAAAAAAAGGAAGACTTGGAAAAGATTTAAGTCTAGAAGAAAGTAAATATGCAACTAAACTTTGTGCAATTGGTTGTTTAGCCGCAATTAAGACTATTTGCCCATTAGACAGTGTAACCAGTATTGTCGCCATGCACGGATTAGTTAATTCTACTTCAGAAAACACAGAACAAGCCGATGCTATGAATGGTGCTTCTGATTTTGTTGTTGAAGTATTTGGAGAAATCGGAAAACATACTCGAACGGCAGTTGGAGTAAGTGTACCACACAATATTGCTGCTTCCGTTTATATGGTAGCTGAAGTTGAGGAATAA
- a CDS encoding alpha/beta hydrolase family protein, producing MKSTMFFTIGIIILFFSCQQKKVKAARANVVSEINFYTADSIKIVGDLYELDKKGSTILLFHQGGSNARGEYDSIIPKLIDKDFNVLAIDQRMGGQVYGNYNRTLANIPTNNFEDGYSYCDAYNNIESALDFIIESGFTGNKILWGSSYSGSLVIQLASKRQDDINGVLAFSPTAGRSMKECPSHEYFESIKIPLLLLRPPKEMENENSKMQFNLANKFNHQTYVAKYGVHGSSILIEDRVGNDVDDTWETVLSFINSIENE from the coding sequence ATGAAATCAACAATGTTTTTTACAATAGGAATCATAATACTATTTTTTTCTTGCCAACAGAAAAAAGTAAAAGCTGCTAGAGCTAATGTTGTTAGTGAAATTAATTTTTACACTGCAGACAGCATTAAAATAGTTGGCGACTTGTATGAATTGGATAAAAAGGGGAGTACAATCCTATTGTTTCATCAAGGTGGTTCAAACGCAAGAGGAGAATATGATTCAATTATTCCAAAACTGATTGATAAGGATTTTAATGTTTTAGCTATCGACCAAAGAATGGGAGGACAAGTATATGGAAATTATAATAGAACACTTGCAAATATCCCAACCAACAATTTTGAAGATGGTTATAGTTATTGTGATGCATATAATAACATTGAAAGTGCCTTAGACTTTATAATTGAATCTGGTTTCACTGGAAATAAAATTCTTTGGGGAAGCAGTTATAGTGGTTCTCTTGTAATTCAGTTAGCAAGTAAAAGGCAGGATGATATTAATGGTGTATTAGCCTTTTCACCAACAGCTGGACGTTCAATGAAAGAATGTCCATCACATGAATATTTTGAGTCAATAAAGATTCCACTCTTGTTATTAAGACCTCCCAAGGAAATGGAAAATGAAAATTCAAAGATGCAATTTAATTTGGCAAACAAATTTAATCACCAAACATACGTAGCAAAATATGGTGTACATGGCTCATCTATACTTATAGAGGACAGAGTTGGGAATGATGTTGATGATACATGGGAAACTGTTCTGTCATTTATAAATAGTATTGAAAATGAATAA
- a CDS encoding Gfo/Idh/MocA family protein, which translates to MKEHLQSRRAFFKQSSLGALGLTILPWSLKGVAPSDTLRVAHIGVGGMGNSHIKWFANLPEVKIVALCDVDQTHLSSSISNLAKIQPDLKVDTYEDFRHILDRQDIDAITCATPDHWHATIGTLAFQAGKDVYGEKPLSYDVREGQKMLAAQQKYNRIFQLGTQIHAGDNYHRVAEIIQSGVLGDIHTVRLWKTGGSPELKMTKGQPVPSTLNWDMWQGPAPEREYFPERCHFTYRYFLDYSGGTFADFWCHIADVVYMSLRPKGLRSISARGEKAKGLSNTPGWIDIDYEFDDLNIHWTTEPPNVPGAKDRSIGAYFEGEKGTLICDYGTREITINGETVRDLPEVPISIPRSPGHQQNFVDAVKSRLQPESNLQYAREMTLPMHLGLISWRLGETLKWNPKTEKFIGNKKANSLLGRKARKAWKLI; encoded by the coding sequence ATGAAAGAACACCTACAAAGTAGAAGAGCATTCTTTAAGCAAAGTAGTTTAGGAGCATTGGGATTAACAATCCTTCCGTGGTCGCTAAAAGGTGTAGCTCCGAGCGACACCTTACGTGTGGCCCATATAGGTGTTGGAGGAATGGGCAATAGTCACATTAAATGGTTTGCCAATTTACCGGAGGTAAAGATTGTTGCACTATGTGACGTTGATCAAACACATCTGTCATCAAGTATCAGTAATCTGGCGAAGATACAACCGGATTTGAAAGTTGATACCTACGAGGACTTTCGACACATTTTGGACCGACAGGACATTGATGCCATTACATGTGCCACTCCCGATCATTGGCACGCAACCATTGGCACCTTGGCTTTTCAGGCTGGAAAAGATGTTTATGGTGAAAAGCCATTATCTTATGATGTTCGTGAAGGGCAAAAGATGTTGGCTGCCCAGCAAAAGTATAATCGCATATTTCAATTAGGTACGCAAATCCATGCGGGTGATAATTACCATAGAGTTGCAGAGATTATTCAATCAGGCGTACTTGGTGATATTCATACCGTACGATTATGGAAGACAGGTGGTTCTCCTGAATTAAAAATGACAAAGGGACAACCTGTACCAAGTACTTTGAACTGGGATATGTGGCAAGGGCCTGCGCCGGAAAGAGAGTACTTCCCAGAAAGATGTCATTTCACTTACAGATATTTCTTGGACTATTCAGGTGGGACGTTTGCAGATTTCTGGTGTCATATAGCTGATGTTGTATACATGTCGTTACGACCGAAGGGATTGAGATCCATAAGTGCTCGAGGAGAAAAAGCCAAAGGTCTATCTAACACTCCTGGATGGATAGATATTGATTACGAATTTGATGATCTCAACATTCACTGGACTACTGAACCACCTAATGTACCTGGGGCAAAAGATAGGAGTATTGGCGCCTATTTTGAAGGAGAAAAAGGAACATTGATATGTGACTATGGCACGCGGGAAATTACAATTAATGGAGAAACGGTGAGGGATCTTCCCGAAGTGCCTATTTCAATTCCGCGTTCTCCCGGACATCAACAGAACTTTGTTGATGCTGTTAAATCCCGATTGCAACCAGAGTCCAATTTACAATATGCGCGTGAGATGACACTCCCCATGCATCTTGGACTTATTTCCTGGAGGCTAGGGGAAACATTAAAATGGAATCCTAAAACGGAAAAATTCATTGGTAATAAAAAAGCAAATAGTTTACTCGGTCGCAAGGCGAGAAAAGCTTGGAAGTTGATATAA
- a CDS encoding alpha-ketoglutarate-dependent dioxygenase AlkB family protein — protein MDLFNNEPISNILPKDGEVNYYGPVLNVEKAQHYFENLLSTIQWENDKAIIFGKLIITKRKVAWYGDKPFNYTYSKTTKSAVPWTKELLELKEIIENKTGEIFNSCLLNLYHSGEEGMAWHSDGEKDLKKNGAIGSLSFGAERKFSFKHKTTKQTVSIILEKGSLLVMKGATQTNWLHRLPPTKKTKKPRINLTFRTIDS, from the coding sequence ATGGATTTATTCAATAACGAACCTATATCTAACATTCTACCAAAAGACGGGGAAGTAAATTACTATGGTCCGGTTTTGAACGTGGAAAAGGCGCAACATTATTTTGAAAATTTGCTAAGTACCATTCAATGGGAAAATGACAAAGCCATTATTTTCGGAAAATTGATTATTACCAAGCGAAAAGTAGCTTGGTACGGCGACAAGCCATTTAATTATACATATTCTAAAACAACAAAATCGGCTGTACCGTGGACCAAAGAACTGTTGGAATTAAAAGAAATAATAGAAAATAAAACTGGAGAAATTTTTAACTCCTGCCTCTTAAACTTATATCATAGCGGGGAAGAAGGCATGGCATGGCATAGTGATGGTGAAAAGGATTTAAAGAAGAATGGCGCAATTGGTTCATTAAGCTTTGGAGCTGAACGCAAGTTTTCATTTAAGCATAAAACCACAAAACAAACTGTTTCGATTATCTTGGAAAAAGGTAGTTTGTTGGTAATGAAGGGTGCCACCCAAACAAATTGGCTACACCGATTACCACCGACCAAAAAAACCAAAAAACCAAGAATTAATTTGACCTTTAGAACAATAGATTCTTGA
- a CDS encoding DUF2200 domain-containing protein, whose amino-acid sequence MKVTAEKNEKVANMSFASIYPLYWNRLEKHGRTKEEFHQVIEWFTGFDENKLQSLIEEKVTFRTFFEKAKIHPNAYIIKGVVCGYRIEEIEDEFELYKQCRQMEKLIDELARGRKMEKILREEKK is encoded by the coding sequence ATGAAGGTTACAGCTGAAAAAAATGAAAAAGTTGCCAATATGAGCTTTGCATCTATTTACCCTCTTTACTGGAATAGATTGGAAAAACATGGTAGAACAAAAGAAGAGTTCCATCAAGTAATAGAATGGTTTACTGGTTTTGACGAAAATAAATTACAATCGCTAATCGAAGAGAAAGTAACGTTTAGAACGTTTTTTGAGAAAGCAAAAATCCATCCGAATGCATACATTATTAAAGGGGTTGTTTGTGGTTATCGAATTGAAGAAATAGAGGATGAATTTGAATTGTATAAACAATGCAGACAAATGGAAAAGCTTATCGATGAATTGGCAAGAGGTCGTAAAATGGAGAAGATATTACGAGAAGAAAAAAAGTAG
- a CDS encoding DUF6090 family protein, producing MKFFRKIRQKLLTESKFSKYMIYAVGEIILVVIGILIALAINNHNEENNNIEQEQVILKQLKTDYKANLLQLENKIEMRRKLISESLTVLDFTSKNISISQDSLSMIFATFFMDPTFDPIENDLMNLENIKLIRNDSLKQLLSHWTSDFNAYSESEQIQHDHYIYEIIPFMKEVGIMRNANHVFWKEKELRMGFLDKGKSDKILTMGKSPKEIDVQSILKDPRLEGLATFIFTFSQVCNIEGQTLKEKMQKTIEMLENEME from the coding sequence ATGAAATTCTTTAGAAAAATTAGACAAAAACTACTTACAGAAAGCAAATTCAGCAAGTATATGATTTATGCAGTTGGAGAAATAATACTGGTGGTCATTGGTATTTTGATAGCTCTGGCCATTAACAACCATAATGAAGAGAATAATAACATTGAACAAGAACAAGTGATTCTTAAACAACTTAAAACAGACTACAAAGCGAACTTACTTCAATTGGAGAATAAAATTGAAATGAGACGTAAACTAATCTCGGAAAGTCTCACTGTTTTGGATTTTACTTCAAAAAACATATCCATTAGTCAAGATTCTCTTTCAATGATATTTGCAACTTTTTTTATGGATCCAACCTTTGACCCTATTGAAAATGATTTGATGAATTTAGAAAATATCAAATTGATAAGAAACGATAGTCTAAAACAGCTACTTTCTCATTGGACCTCTGATTTTAATGCCTATAGTGAGTCTGAACAAATCCAACATGACCACTATATTTATGAAATTATACCTTTCATGAAAGAAGTTGGGATAATGCGTAATGCGAACCATGTATTTTGGAAAGAGAAGGAGCTTAGAATGGGGTTTTTGGACAAGGGAAAGAGTGACAAAATATTGACTATGGGAAAAAGTCCTAAAGAAATAGATGTTCAATCCATTTTAAAAGACCCACGTCTCGAAGGCCTGGCAACATTCATTTTTACATTTTCTCAAGTCTGTAATATAGAAGGACAGACACTTAAAGAGAAAATGCAAAAGACAATAGAAATGTTAGAGAACGAAATGGAATAA
- a CDS encoding glycoside hydrolase family 117 protein: protein MKKEKEVVEKKSFEISNEQLDNLGITNRDSLSSASKRALKWPNIGNEWFIEFSALKPLKGDLAYEEGVVRRDPSALIFENGKYYVWYSKSLGESQGFGGDIENDKVFPWDRCDIWYATSVDGWTWKEEGPAIVRGVNGEFDDRSVFTVEIMKYENMYYLCYQTVQSPYTVRVKNQVGLAWSDSPDGPWTKSKQPILSPADNGIWKGLDQNRFSVEKKGDFDSHKVHDPCIIPYNGKFYLYYKGEQMGEEITFGGRQIRHGLAIAENPQGPYIKSPYNPISNSGHEICVWEYKDGIASLITTDGPEKNTIQWANDGINFEIMAVIKGAPHAIGLNRNVDNGKNPTEVLRWGLSHVYNNSDYQSIMRFSSQLKTVHTAKGEKAK from the coding sequence GTGAAGAAAGAAAAAGAAGTTGTTGAAAAAAAGTCATTCGAGATATCAAACGAACAATTAGACAATTTAGGTATCACCAATAGAGATTCATTGAGTTCCGCGTCCAAAAGAGCATTAAAATGGCCTAATATTGGCAATGAATGGTTTATTGAATTTAGCGCACTTAAGCCACTCAAAGGCGATTTAGCTTATGAAGAAGGAGTAGTTCGTAGAGATCCAAGCGCCTTAATCTTTGAAAACGGAAAATATTACGTATGGTATAGCAAGAGCTTAGGTGAATCGCAAGGTTTTGGTGGTGACATTGAAAATGATAAAGTATTTCCCTGGGATCGATGTGACATTTGGTATGCAACATCAGTAGACGGTTGGACTTGGAAAGAAGAAGGGCCAGCTATTGTTCGAGGAGTAAATGGTGAATTCGATGACCGGTCGGTCTTTACGGTAGAGATAATGAAATATGAGAATATGTATTATTTGTGTTATCAGACCGTTCAATCTCCCTATACTGTTAGAGTTAAAAACCAAGTAGGATTGGCTTGGTCCGATTCTCCAGATGGTCCCTGGACGAAAAGTAAGCAGCCTATATTAAGTCCAGCCGACAATGGTATTTGGAAGGGTCTTGATCAAAACCGATTTTCGGTTGAAAAAAAAGGGGATTTTGATAGTCATAAGGTTCATGATCCTTGTATTATTCCTTACAATGGAAAATTTTATCTGTATTATAAGGGTGAACAGATGGGTGAAGAGATCACTTTTGGAGGTAGACAAATTAGGCATGGATTGGCAATAGCGGAAAACCCCCAAGGCCCATATATAAAATCGCCTTATAATCCAATTAGTAATAGTGGCCATGAAATTTGCGTGTGGGAATACAAAGATGGAATAGCATCATTAATTACTACTGATGGTCCTGAGAAAAACACCATACAATGGGCCAATGACGGTATCAATTTTGAAATTATGGCAGTTATCAAAGGGGCACCACATGCTATTGGATTAAATCGAAACGTAGATAATGGTAAAAATCCAACAGAAGTTTTACGTTGGGGGCTTTCTCACGTTTACAATAATTCCGATTATCAGAGTATTATGCGTTTCTCATCACAGCTTAAAACTGTTCATACAGCAAAAGGTGAAAAAGCTAAATAG
- the aroQ gene encoding type II 3-dehydroquinate dehydratase: protein MKILIINGPNLNLLGKREPEVYGSTTFEEYFKELQGKFKEVELTYYQTNIEGELIDKIQEVGFSHDGIILNAGAYTHTSIGIGDAIRAITTPVIEVHISNTYSREDFRHVSHISPAAKGVILGFGLQSYDLAIRSFENK, encoded by the coding sequence ATGAAAATATTGATTATCAATGGGCCCAACTTGAATCTTTTGGGCAAAAGAGAACCCGAAGTTTATGGGAGTACCACATTTGAGGAATACTTCAAAGAATTACAAGGTAAATTCAAGGAAGTTGAATTAACCTATTACCAAACCAATATTGAAGGCGAGCTTATAGATAAAATCCAGGAAGTGGGCTTTTCACATGATGGTATTATTTTGAATGCAGGAGCTTATACGCATACCTCCATCGGGATAGGCGATGCTATTAGGGCCATTACCACACCTGTGATAGAGGTACATATTTCGAACACCTACAGTCGGGAAGATTTTAGGCATGTATCGCATATTTCGCCGGCTGCTAAAGGCGTTATACTTGGTTTTGGACTGCAGAGTTATGATTTGGCCATACGGAGTTTTGAGAATAAATAA
- a CDS encoding sulfatase, with protein MNKSKIIFISSIAFLLIMLGCNHAKNQVESPPPNILFCIADDATFKHMSAYGSSWVKTPAFDRVAEQGLLFTNAYTPNAKCAPSRSCIVTGRNSWQLEEAGNHWSYFPTKFKTYAETLNENGYHVGLTAKGLAPTVALTENGKKRPVLGKEFNERKTTPPTNAMSNIDYAANFVDFLNEKKEDEPFCFWYGGFEPHRAYEYGSGINKGNKKLKDVDGIPDFWPEKETVKTDMLDYAYEIEYFDSHLGRMLRTLEEREMLDNTIVIVTSDNGMPFPRVKGQSYEYSNHLPLAIMWKDGVKQPGRAINDFVSFIDFAPTFLELAGIEQFESQMQPIEGRSLTDILYSENGKNILTNRDYVLIGKERHDVGRPNDWGYPIRGIRKGDYLLVLNFESDRWPAGNPETGYLNTDGGATKTQILNDRRKMGTDKYWDLCFGKRPDKELYDVVDDPYCINNLIDQPDLAETAGNLETQLIKALKKQKDPRMFGNGRVFDEYMYANKTDREFYERQMNGENPKAGWVNKTDFEPKEIIKELD; from the coding sequence ATGAATAAATCAAAAATAATCTTCATTTCATCAATTGCGTTTTTGTTAATAATGCTCGGATGTAACCATGCGAAAAATCAGGTAGAAAGCCCACCTCCGAACATACTTTTCTGTATTGCCGATGATGCTACGTTTAAACATATGAGTGCTTATGGTAGCTCTTGGGTAAAAACTCCAGCGTTCGACAGAGTTGCTGAGCAAGGTTTACTGTTTACCAACGCATATACCCCTAATGCAAAGTGTGCGCCCTCACGATCATGTATCGTGACAGGTCGCAATTCTTGGCAATTGGAAGAGGCTGGCAATCATTGGAGTTATTTTCCTACTAAGTTTAAAACATATGCTGAAACGCTAAATGAAAATGGCTATCATGTTGGCTTAACAGCTAAGGGATTGGCTCCAACGGTGGCATTAACTGAAAATGGGAAAAAAAGACCAGTTTTGGGTAAGGAATTTAACGAAAGGAAAACTACGCCTCCCACAAATGCAATGTCGAATATAGACTATGCAGCCAATTTTGTCGATTTTTTAAATGAGAAAAAAGAGGATGAACCATTTTGTTTTTGGTATGGAGGGTTTGAACCTCATCGTGCATATGAATATGGTAGTGGTATAAATAAAGGCAATAAGAAACTCAAAGATGTAGATGGCATACCAGATTTTTGGCCTGAAAAAGAAACGGTAAAAACAGATATGCTTGATTACGCATACGAAATAGAATACTTCGATTCGCACTTAGGGCGAATGTTAAGAACTCTTGAAGAAAGGGAAATGTTAGACAATACAATTGTTATCGTAACATCAGATAACGGCATGCCTTTTCCACGAGTTAAAGGTCAATCTTATGAGTATTCGAACCATTTGCCTCTTGCAATCATGTGGAAAGACGGCGTAAAACAACCAGGTCGCGCTATTAATGATTTTGTAAGTTTTATAGATTTTGCACCAACATTTCTTGAATTGGCAGGTATTGAACAATTTGAATCACAAATGCAACCTATTGAGGGCAGAAGTTTAACTGATATTTTGTATTCTGAAAATGGAAAAAATATTTTGACCAATAGAGATTACGTTTTAATTGGTAAAGAGCGCCATGATGTTGGACGACCAAATGATTGGGGATATCCAATTAGAGGTATTCGCAAAGGAGATTATTTGCTGGTTCTAAATTTTGAATCTGACCGATGGCCTGCAGGAAATCCGGAAACAGGGTATTTAAACACCGATGGAGGTGCAACTAAAACGCAAATATTGAATGACCGAAGGAAAATGGGTACAGATAAGTATTGGGACCTCTGTTTTGGGAAGCGTCCTGATAAAGAGTTATATGATGTAGTTGATGATCCTTATTGCATAAATAATCTGATTGACCAACCCGATTTGGCAGAAACTGCAGGTAACTTAGAAACACAATTAATTAAAGCGTTAAAAAAACAAAAGGACCCACGTATGTTTGGAAATGGAAGAGTTTTCGATGAGTATATGTACGCTAATAAAACTGACCGTGAATTTTACGAGCGCCAGATGAATGGCGAAAATCCAAAAGCTGGTTGGGTTAACAAAACCGATTTTGAACCGAAAGAGATTATAAAAGAGCTGGATTGA